Proteins co-encoded in one Cricetulus griseus strain 17A/GY chromosome 1 unlocalized genomic scaffold, alternate assembly CriGri-PICRH-1.0 chr1_1, whole genome shotgun sequence genomic window:
- the Ear10 gene encoding eosinophil-associated, ribonuclease A family, member 10 precursor, giving the protein MGVKLLESRLCLLLLLGFVIMVASFQIPPGLTPSQWFEIQHVNNRTNLRCNPEMRVVNGYTRRCKNINTFLNTSFAAVARVCGEPNTNCTRSPGTNCHNSSAPVSLTYCNLTSRGSHYTQCQYQMTPATMFYRVACDNSTPQDNGSYAVVPVHLDDIY; this is encoded by the coding sequence ATGGGTGTGAAGCTGCTTGAGTCCCGACTttgtctcctgctgctgctgggatTTGTCATAATGGTTGCCTCTTTCCAGATCCCACCGGGTTTAACCCCTTCCCAGTGGTTTGAAATTCAGCATGTAAATAATAGAACCAATCTCCGATGCAATCCTGAAATGAGGGTAGTTAACGGATACACAAGACGATGCAAGAACATAAATACTTTTCTTAATACAAGTTTTGCTGCTGTCGCTCGTGTGTGTGGCGAACCAAATACTAATTGCACTAGGAGTCCTGGTACAAATTGTCATAACAGTTCAGCTCCAGTATCTTTAACATACTGCAACCTTACAAGTCGAGGAAGTCATTATACACAATGCCAATACCAAATGACGCCAGCAACGATGTTCTACAGAGTGGCTTGTGACAATAGCACCCCACAAGACAATGGTTCCTATGCAGTGGTTCCAGTTCACTTGGATGATATATATTAG